One Endozoicomonas gorgoniicola DNA window includes the following coding sequences:
- the mlaE gene encoding lipid asymmetry maintenance ABC transporter permease subunit MlaE, whose amino-acid sequence MSSGLFDRLQQLGRFGLDHVQSVGRSGVFLLLAIFSRSGFGHRFSLLVQQLYSVGFMSLIIITVSGLFIGMVLALQGYNILITYGSEDAVGQLVALSLLRELGPVVTALLFAGRAGSALTAEIGLMKTTEQLSSLEMIGVDPLKRIIAPRFWAGVISMPLLASIFNLVGILGAAMVGVDWLGIYEGSFWSTMQQSVSFTADIGNGLVKSLVFGLVVTWIAVFQGYDAIPTSEGVSRATTRTVVYSSLAILGLDFILTAVMFGEL is encoded by the coding sequence ATGAGTTCAGGTTTGTTCGACCGGCTGCAACAGCTGGGTCGATTTGGTTTGGATCATGTCCAGTCTGTGGGACGGTCTGGTGTTTTTTTGCTGCTGGCTATATTTTCCCGCTCCGGGTTTGGTCACCGCTTTTCATTACTGGTTCAGCAGCTCTACAGCGTTGGCTTTATGTCCCTGATTATTATCACGGTGTCCGGGCTGTTTATTGGCATGGTACTGGCTTTGCAGGGCTACAACATACTGATTACCTATGGTTCTGAGGACGCTGTCGGTCAGTTGGTCGCACTGAGCCTGCTCAGGGAGCTGGGACCTGTGGTGACCGCATTGCTGTTTGCCGGACGGGCTGGCTCAGCCCTTACCGCTGAGATTGGTTTGATGAAAACCACTGAGCAGTTGTCCAGTCTTGAGATGATTGGCGTTGATCCGCTGAAGCGTATTATTGCCCCCAGATTCTGGGCTGGCGTGATATCAATGCCTCTGCTGGCCTCGATTTTCAACCTGGTGGGCATTCTGGGAGCCGCCATGGTCGGGGTCGACTGGCTGGGTATTTATGAGGGTTCCTTCTGGTCCACTATGCAGCAGTCTGTGAGTTTTACCGCAGATATTGGTAACGGGCTGGTGAAAAGTCTGGTGTTTGGTCTGGTGGTGACCTGGATTGCAGTGTTCCAGGGCTATGATGCCATTCCCACATCAGAAGGCGTAAGCCGTGCTACAACAAGAACTGTCGTGTATTCGTCACTGGCTATTTTAGGGCTTGATTTTATTCTGACCGCCGTAATGTTTGGAGAACTGTAA
- the mlaD gene encoding outer membrane lipid asymmetry maintenance protein MlaD yields MKTVEISVGGFMIAGVLALIVLALKVSGLSLGTDHQTYQVHAMFDNTGALKPRAKVALAGVIIGKVKQVSLDKHTYMARVDMEIDADIDNIPIDSTASIVTAGFLGEKYIGISVGGDEEYLKDGGRFEDTQSAVILEELIGKFLLGAVNKDDK; encoded by the coding sequence ATGAAAACAGTAGAAATCAGTGTCGGCGGTTTTATGATTGCCGGAGTTCTGGCTCTGATTGTGCTGGCATTAAAAGTCAGTGGTTTGTCATTAGGCACGGATCACCAAACTTACCAGGTTCATGCCATGTTTGATAACACTGGCGCCCTGAAACCCAGGGCTAAAGTGGCTCTGGCTGGTGTGATTATCGGGAAGGTCAAGCAGGTCAGCCTGGATAAGCACACCTATATGGCACGGGTTGATATGGAAATCGATGCCGATATCGACAATATTCCCATCGACAGTACGGCATCCATTGTGACAGCCGGCTTTCTGGGAGAAAAATATATTGGCATCAGTGTTGGTGGAGACGAAGAGTACCTCAAGGATGGCGGACGTTTTGAAGATACCCAGTCAGCCGTTATTCTGGAAGAACTGATTGGCAAGTTCCTGCTCGGGGCAGTGAATAAGGACGATAAATAA
- a CDS encoding MlaC/ttg2D family ABC transporter substrate-binding protein, which translates to MSKTIVVSIRQFFFGVFTLLLASTALAAPQIQPPEIEVEKITRNLLNLFDKNKEEYKKDRDGFVKEVDRLLSPVVAFDQIARYVMGKYTRRSPEQVDKFEATFKDSLLRFYSNALLSLDDTRLTIESVEKTSENQLKKYIAGDISRIPVKMSVRTSTRSVDIFYSMVHTDGRWKLRNITVDGINIAKQFQTQFADAVDRYGKVETVVDNWAEIMRGKDIKAGK; encoded by the coding sequence ATGAGCAAAACAATAGTTGTTTCCATCCGGCAGTTTTTCTTCGGAGTATTCACCTTGCTGTTGGCATCAACAGCTCTGGCAGCACCGCAGATACAGCCTCCCGAAATTGAAGTGGAAAAAATTACCCGGAATTTACTTAACCTGTTTGATAAAAATAAAGAAGAATACAAAAAAGACCGTGATGGTTTTGTTAAAGAGGTGGATCGCCTGTTATCACCAGTGGTGGCTTTTGACCAGATTGCCCGTTATGTCATGGGAAAATACACCCGACGCAGCCCCGAACAGGTCGATAAGTTTGAAGCCACCTTCAAGGACAGTCTGCTGAGATTTTACAGCAATGCCTTACTGTCACTGGATGACACCCGTCTGACCATTGAATCTGTGGAGAAAACCTCTGAAAACCAGCTGAAAAAGTACATTGCCGGAGATATCAGCCGTATCCCGGTGAAGATGAGTGTCAGAACCAGTACCCGGAGTGTTGATATTTTCTACTCCATGGTACATACCGACGGTCGCTGGAAACTGCGTAATATTACCGTCGACGGTATCAATATTGCCAAACAGTTCCAGACACAGTTTGCCGACGCTGTGGATCGCTATGGCAAGGTTGAAACGGTGGTGGATAACTGGGCTGAGATTATGCGGGGCAAAGACATAAAAGCGGGTAAATAA
- a CDS encoding STAS domain-containing protein, with protein sequence MPLERLEPGHYALKGIVTFDNAAVVEENGRKLLQKELQSGQSSVRISLKELHKGDSATLSVCLSWLRLAGNYNTAFCFSGIPVELQALAKVCGIDELLDASSCPPCSAV encoded by the coding sequence ATGCCACTGGAACGCCTTGAACCGGGTCACTATGCCCTCAAGGGTATAGTGACTTTTGATAACGCTGCCGTGGTGGAAGAAAACGGTCGCAAACTGCTGCAGAAGGAACTGCAAAGTGGTCAGTCTTCAGTCAGGATAAGTCTTAAAGAACTCCACAAGGGCGACAGCGCTACCCTGTCTGTTTGCCTGTCCTGGCTACGGCTGGCTGGAAATTACAACACGGCTTTCTGTTTTTCTGGTATCCCTGTGGAACTGCAGGCCCTTGCCAAGGTCTGTGGTATTGATGAGCTGCTTGACGCCTCTTCCTGCCCGCCCTGCTCAGCTGTTTAA
- a CDS encoding BolA family protein yields MLATQVKALLEEKIQGSEVLVEGEGCDFRLTIISDEFQGAMPVKRQQMVYQHLNGMIASGEIHAVTMVTLTQSEWQQRNS; encoded by the coding sequence ATGCTAGCCACCCAGGTAAAGGCGCTGCTGGAAGAGAAAATTCAAGGTTCTGAGGTTCTGGTTGAAGGGGAGGGCTGTGACTTCCGCCTGACCATCATCAGTGATGAATTTCAGGGTGCCATGCCAGTAAAACGCCAGCAAATGGTGTATCAGCACCTGAACGGGATGATTGCCAGCGGTGAGATTCATGCGGTGACCATGGTGACTCTGACGCAGTCTGAATGGCAGCAGCGCAACAGTTAA
- the murA gene encoding UDP-N-acetylglucosamine 1-carboxyvinyltransferase, which produces MDKLIITGGNRLDGEIRISGAKNSALPILAATLLADDPVTVCNLPHLHDITTMFELFGCMGVDLMVDERMNVEVHASTIKQLRAPYELVKTMRASILVLGPLLARFGRAEVSLPGGCAIGSRPVDLHIRGLQAMGADIVVEDGYIKASIKDRLKGARIFMDTVTVTGTENILMAACLADGETIIENAAREPEVVDLADCLMTMGAKIEGAGTDTIRVQGVERLNGCTYSVLPDRIETGTYLIAAAATGGRVRLKDTQPDILDAILLKLREAGACVEWGEDWIELDMKGKRPQAVDLKTAPYPAMPTDIQAQFTALNIIAEGTGHITETVFENRFMHVQEMKRMGADVVVEGNTVIIKGVDSLKAAPVMATDLRASASLVIAGLVAEGDTQVERIYHIDRGYECIEEKLQQLGASIRRVAG; this is translated from the coding sequence ATGGATAAATTGATCATTACAGGCGGAAATCGTCTGGACGGCGAAATTCGGATTTCCGGCGCCAAAAACTCTGCTTTGCCTATTCTGGCTGCGACTTTGCTGGCTGACGATCCGGTAACGGTTTGCAACCTGCCTCACCTGCACGATATCACGACCATGTTTGAGCTGTTTGGCTGCATGGGCGTAGACCTGATGGTGGATGAACGCATGAACGTAGAAGTTCATGCCAGCACCATCAAACAGCTGCGAGCCCCTTACGAACTGGTTAAAACCATGCGAGCCTCCATCCTTGTACTGGGACCGCTACTGGCTCGTTTTGGCCGTGCTGAAGTATCCCTGCCGGGAGGCTGCGCGATTGGCAGCCGTCCGGTAGACCTGCACATCCGGGGCCTGCAGGCGATGGGAGCAGATATCGTTGTGGAAGACGGTTACATCAAGGCGAGCATCAAGGATCGTCTGAAAGGCGCTCGTATCTTTATGGATACCGTCACCGTAACCGGCACTGAAAACATTCTGATGGCGGCCTGTCTGGCTGACGGCGAAACCATTATTGAAAACGCTGCCCGCGAACCGGAAGTGGTGGATCTGGCCGACTGCCTGATGACCATGGGTGCAAAAATTGAAGGTGCCGGTACCGACACTATTCGTGTACAGGGCGTTGAGCGCCTGAACGGCTGCACCTACTCTGTACTGCCTGATCGTATTGAGACCGGTACTTATCTGATTGCTGCGGCAGCCACCGGTGGTCGCGTTCGTCTGAAAGATACCCAGCCCGATATTCTGGACGCTATTTTGCTGAAACTGCGTGAAGCCGGTGCCTGCGTTGAGTGGGGTGAAGACTGGATTGAGCTGGATATGAAAGGTAAGCGACCACAGGCTGTTGACCTGAAAACCGCACCTTACCCGGCGATGCCTACCGATATTCAGGCGCAGTTTACCGCGCTGAATATCATTGCAGAAGGCACCGGGCATATCACGGAAACCGTGTTTGAAAACCGCTTTATGCACGTTCAGGAAATGAAACGCATGGGCGCTGATGTGGTGGTTGAAGGCAATACCGTGATTATCAAAGGGGTGGACAGCCTTAAAGCCGCTCCGGTCATGGCAACAGACCTGCGTGCTTCTGCCAGTCTGGTCATTGCCGGTCTGGTGGCGGAAGGTGATACCCAGGTTGAGCGTATTTACCACATTGACCGTGGTTACGAATGTATTGAAGAGAAGCTGCAACAGCTGGGCGCAAGCATTCGCCGCGTTGCAGGATAA
- the hisG gene encoding ATP phosphoribosyltransferase, which translates to MSSQLTIALSKGRILKDTLPLLKAAGIELTEDPGQSRKLIIPTTHPDVNLLIVRASDVPTYVEYGAADVGVAGKDVLLEHGSTELYEPLDLNIAHCKLMTAGKVGVSEPEGRIRVATKFVNVARQYYASIGRQADIIKLYGSMELAPLVGLADIIIDVVDTGNTLRANGLEPRDLIRTISSRLVVNKASMKVKHDAVSQLIDQMSRAVKETC; encoded by the coding sequence ATGTCCAGTCAGCTAACCATTGCTCTCTCCAAGGGGCGCATCCTCAAAGACACTTTGCCTTTGCTTAAGGCGGCCGGTATCGAACTGACAGAAGACCCTGGTCAGAGTCGTAAGCTGATTATTCCCACCACCCATCCAGACGTGAACCTGCTGATTGTGCGTGCCAGTGATGTACCCACCTATGTGGAATACGGTGCAGCTGATGTAGGGGTTGCGGGTAAGGATGTACTGCTGGAACACGGCTCCACAGAGCTCTATGAACCGCTGGATCTGAACATCGCCCACTGCAAGCTGATGACCGCAGGCAAAGTCGGTGTCTCTGAACCTGAGGGACGAATCCGGGTGGCGACCAAGTTCGTCAATGTCGCCAGGCAATACTATGCTTCCATTGGCCGGCAGGCAGACATCATCAAACTCTACGGTTCAATGGAGCTGGCACCGCTGGTGGGTCTGGCTGATATCATTATCGATGTGGTGGATACCGGCAACACGCTGCGGGCCAATGGCCTTGAACCCAGAGACCTGATAAGAACCATTTCGTCACGGCTGGTGGTGAACAAAGCCTCCATGAAAGTTAAACACGACGCTGTCAGCCAGTTAATTGATCAAATGTCCCGCGCCGTTAAGGAGACATGCTGA
- the hisD gene encoding histidinol dehydrogenase, with the protein MTKKILKPARLDYHDHSFRQQLEHLLTWENVSDDKVHSTVKDIITTVRKRGDGALLDYSRRFDRVSASSMKELTVSQQQLQDALDAIPDEQRKALEIAAARIRSYHKRQVLESWTCKERSGTKLGQKVQPMDRVGLYVPGGQATYPSSVLMNAIPAHVAGVEEIIMMVPTPDGVINDMVLAAAALAGVHKVFTVGGAQAIAALAYGTETVPRVDKIVGPGNIYVATAKREVFGQVGIDMIAGPSEILVVCDGLTDPDWIAMDLFSQAEHDEDAQAILVSDDLEFLHEVDDCMNHLVHELERREIIKASINKRGALIHVPNMKAACDVVNHIAPEHLELSVANPEALLPDIRHAGAIFMGRHTAEALGDYCAGPNHVLPTSGTARFSSPLGVYDFQKRSSLIHFSDKGASEMGKVASVLARGESLTAHARSAEFRIKK; encoded by the coding sequence ATGACAAAAAAAATACTGAAACCTGCCCGTCTGGATTATCACGATCACAGCTTCAGACAACAGCTTGAGCATCTTCTGACATGGGAAAACGTGTCGGATGATAAGGTTCACAGCACCGTTAAGGACATCATAACCACAGTGCGCAAACGGGGCGACGGGGCGCTATTGGACTACAGTCGTCGTTTTGATCGTGTGTCTGCCAGTTCAATGAAAGAGCTGACCGTCAGTCAGCAACAGCTGCAGGATGCGTTAGATGCCATTCCTGACGAACAGCGCAAAGCACTGGAAATCGCTGCTGCCAGAATTCGCAGTTACCATAAACGACAGGTTCTGGAATCCTGGACCTGCAAAGAGCGCAGTGGCACAAAACTTGGGCAGAAGGTTCAGCCAATGGATCGTGTCGGGCTCTATGTTCCGGGAGGTCAGGCAACGTACCCCTCATCAGTGCTGATGAACGCTATTCCAGCGCATGTGGCGGGTGTGGAAGAAATTATTATGATGGTGCCAACGCCGGATGGTGTGATCAATGATATGGTTCTGGCCGCCGCTGCCCTGGCGGGTGTGCATAAAGTCTTTACCGTTGGTGGGGCTCAGGCGATTGCAGCTCTGGCTTATGGCACAGAGACAGTGCCACGGGTAGACAAGATTGTAGGCCCCGGAAATATTTATGTTGCGACCGCAAAGCGGGAAGTCTTTGGGCAGGTGGGCATCGATATGATTGCGGGACCTTCAGAGATTCTGGTGGTTTGCGACGGTTTAACCGACCCCGACTGGATCGCCATGGATCTGTTCTCTCAGGCTGAACATGATGAAGACGCCCAGGCCATTCTGGTTTCCGATGATCTTGAATTTTTGCATGAAGTAGATGACTGCATGAACCATCTGGTGCATGAGCTGGAACGCAGGGAGATTATTAAAGCCTCGATCAATAAGCGTGGAGCCCTGATTCATGTACCCAATATGAAAGCTGCCTGTGATGTCGTTAATCATATTGCGCCGGAGCATCTGGAGTTATCGGTGGCAAACCCGGAAGCCCTGTTGCCGGATATCCGGCATGCCGGTGCGATTTTTATGGGACGCCATACTGCTGAAGCCCTGGGTGATTACTGTGCAGGCCCTAACCATGTATTGCCTACCTCGGGAACCGCAAGGTTTTCTTCACCTCTGGGCGTTTATGATTTTCAGAAACGCTCATCCCTGATTCATTTTTCAGACAAGGGCGCTTCTGAAATGGGCAAAGTGGCTTCAGTGCTGGCCCGAGGGGAATCGTTAACGGCTCATGCCCGGTCGGCTGAATTCAGGATTAAGAAGTAG